A segment of the Desulfocurvibacter africanus subsp. africanus DSM 2603 genome:
AGGTGATATACAGGCCGAAGGCAAAGTAGTTATTGAGGCCGGTCATGCCCAGGCCGTACCAGAACACAACGCCGGCGGCGACAAGGCCCCAAAGCATAAGCAGGGCGGGAACCACCAGCCACAAAAGAAACTTGGTCAAGCTGCAACGCTCGACACCTTCGGGCCACAAGGCCTGATCGATCGCTTTAGCCATGGTTGCCTCCTCCGGTGACACCGCCGTGAGAGCCATCGCCGAGGTCGTTGTCCAGCATGTCAAGGACCCACTGGCGCTTGCTCATGTAGTAGACCTGGGGCTTGCCGCCAAGGCGCTCCAGGAGACGCTTGGCGTTCTTGCTGTGGGACAGCTTGGCCACCTGATGCGTGGGATCCTTCAGGTTGCCGAATATGAGCGCACCGGTAGGACAAGCTTCCACGCAAGCCGGGATGTAAGCGTCCTCGGCCAGCTTCATGGGCTCGCCACCCGTGGCGCGTGCCTTCTCCTTGGCCGCCATGAAGCGGTGGTGGCAGAAGTGGCACTTCTCGACCACGCCTCTGGGACGCGTGGAGCTGAACGGAGTCAGGGTCTTCTCCATGCCGGCCGGCCACTGGGGGTCAAACCAGTTGAAGTAGCGGACATGGTAGGGACATGCAGCCATGCAGTACCGGCAGCCGATGCAGCGCGGGTAGATCTGGCTGACGATGCCGCCCTCCTCGTCCTTGGTCGTGGCCACGACCGGGCACACGGGCACGCAGGAGGGATTCTCGCACTGCATGCATGGCCGGGGCAGGTAGGCCACATCGTAATTGGGGAACTTCTGTTTGTTCTCCAGCTTGTAGACGAGCATCCAAGTCAGGACGCGCGTCATATCCGACGCATCCGGGGTCGGA
Coding sequences within it:
- the qrcC gene encoding menaquinone reductase iron-sulfur cluster-binding subunit QrcC yields the protein MSVQREFHTKWGMVIDLDKCTGCGACMVACQVENNIAPTPDASDMTRVLTWMLVYKLENKQKFPNYDVAYLPRPCMQCENPSCVPVCPVVATTKDEEGGIVSQIYPRCIGCRYCMAACPYHVRYFNWFDPQWPAGMEKTLTPFSSTRPRGVVEKCHFCHHRFMAAKEKARATGGEPMKLAEDAYIPACVEACPTGALIFGNLKDPTHQVAKLSHSKNAKRLLERLGGKPQVYYMSKRQWVLDMLDNDLGDGSHGGVTGGGNHG